In a single window of the Eriocheir sinensis breed Jianghai 21 unplaced genomic scaffold, ASM2467909v1 Scaffold1615, whole genome shotgun sequence genome:
- the LOC126990399 gene encoding uncharacterized protein LOC126990399 isoform X1, whose translation MRALIRSNPKMEHLKGDADQQTTEAQLSALQEQLVAVMLENQHLAEEAKALREASAAEQLRQQLEREREKSRILMERLQEKEAKEKEKGEREARDRERHTREKSLPAGDKSPSLPQRIRKRINQMHKTQSFEVEDSCPGPPPQSQNQAADRLRLQVDEKASPRSPFDHPPGQSVKYGGEAANPKSSSPFDVVESPSRGRFAWKRRGLEKSKSLDQSEFLASLNSASSTLGATGGSSVATTTSTTTTTTITTPPTPTTATAAAASAASSLWLDDDPRRDRDSDSDDGERGNVSDTGGADMEHSLGTQISGATMSAKDPWWRRLEVRVVTAIGELLRDFSEVAEEEQPDGDPEGDPLTVKKLKENILRFGCVMRPLTELSAVVTSLLHWESPSATLLALLVYLYSVLFGWLLTLILLLAILKLSFNYLKKRGWTQIFLRRLRRREGGESVDVAAGEAGLGDKFALVLQVARRVQNQLGAVSNAAEKVKNLCLWEHEATQRLYLFLCVLLVASVLLPAAQLFTLTGIYLGLKFFVLDFIFFRYPRIRLKYDTTSRLWDTLPTDADLERRAEKNRTDNGNSSPDLSSFLELFNLPPTETPLPGWQSGRRCTLVNRDRSLTSAFKNGRLYLTNRLGKQEKPSIPSSKLTMPTNKLAASPPPGKLSVTHRTKGGQKVRTSASFCSKHPLEGAKKSAFTRTYTETASTSSGFSFLNINKSSKGKEAKEEKDDDFLALQKMLEDVDEQEPIIPSKLLFPTCEVKGSPKHSRRRELSHQTWKSLGEAKEKQPSSLSNAKGVLLHSLSEQCELQPESSGDEGTSFLSCSAPEIKKHKAEGASGEQQESVEKTKPKKSCLNMLKSLSSDDSKHKTVIDKLNDRVFYAV comes from the exons ATGAGAGCCCTGATCAGGAGTAACCCCAAGATGGAACATTTGAAG gGCGATGCGGACCAGCAGACGACGGAGGCACAGCTGTCGGCCCTGCAGGAACAGCTGGTGGCCGTCATGCTGGAGAACCAACACTTGG ccGAGGAGGCCAAGGCGTTGAGGGAAGCGAGCGCCGCGGAACAACTTCGGCAGCAgcttgagagggagagggagaaaagcagGATACTGATGGAGCGGCTGCAGGAGAAGGAggccaaggagaaggagaagggcgaGAGGGAGGCGAGGGATAGGGAGAGACACACCAGGGAGAAGAGTCTGCCTGCTGGAGATAAGTCGCCGAG CCTGCCGCAGCGGATACGAAAGAGAATTAACCAGATGCACAAGACTCAGTCGTTCGAGGTGGAGGACAGCTGTCCCGGGCCGCCGCCTCAGAGCCAGAATCAGGCGGCCGACAGACTCCGGCTACAGGTGGACGAGAAGGCCAGCCCCAGGTCCCCCTTCGACCACCCGCCCGGCCAGAGCGTAAAGTACGGAGGAGAAGCAGCCAATCCCAAGTCGAGTTCACCATTTGATGTTGTTGA AAGCCCCTCGCGTGGTAGGTTCGCCTGGAAGCGCCGTGGCTTGGAGAAGAGCAAGTCCCTGGATCAGTCTGAGTTCTTAGCGTCCCTGAACAGCGCTAGCTCAACTTTGGGCGCGACGGGCGGCTCCAGCgtggccaccaccacctccaccaccaccaccactaccatcaccaccccgcCCACGCCTactaccgccaccgccgccgccgcctccgccgcctccaGCTTGTGGCTAGACGACGACCCAAGGAGAGACCgagacagtgactctgatgatgGTGAGAGAG GGAATGTAAGTGACACCGGCGGGGCGGACATGGAGCACAGCCTGGGGACACAGATATCGGGGGCCACAATGAGCGCCAAGGACCCGTGGTGGCGGCGGCTGGAGGTGAGGGTGGTGACGGCCATAGGAGAGTTACTACGAGACTTCTCCGAGGTGGCAGAAGAGGAGCAGCCTGACGGAGACCCTGAAGGCGACCCGCTGACTGTTAAGAA GCTGAAGGAGAACATTCTGCGGTTCGGGTGTGTGATGCGGCCGCTGACGGAGCTCTCAGCGGTGGTGACGTCGCTGCTGCATTGGGAGTCGCCCTCGGCCACTCTCCTCGCCCTGCTCGTCTACCTGTACAGCGTTCTCTTCGGCTGGCTGCTTACCCTCATCCTGCTCCTCGCCATCCTCAAGCTCTCTTTCAACTACCTGAAGAAGAG GGGATGGACGCAGATCTTCTTACGGCGGCTGCGGCGACGGGAGGGCGGCGAGTCCGTGGACGTGGCGGCAGGGGAGGCGGGGCTCGGAGACAAGTTCGCGCTGGTGCTGCAGGTGGCGAGGCGCGTCCAGAACCAGCTGGGCGCCGTGTCCAACGCTGCCGAGAAGGTCAagaa tCTATGTCTATGGGAGCACGAGGCCACACAGCGCCTCTATCTGTTCCTGTGCGTGCTCCTGGTGGCCTCGGTGCTGCTCCCCGCCGCCCAGCTCTTCACGCTCACGGGGATCTACCTTGGGCTCAAGTTCTTCGTGCTGGACTTCATCTTCTTCCGCTACCCGAGGATCAGACTCAAGTACGACACCACCTCGAGGCTCTGGGACACGCTGCCCACCGATGCTGACCTGGAGAGGCGCGCCGAGAAG AACCGCACCGACAACGGCAATTCGTCCCCCGACCTGAGTTCTTTCTTGGAGCTGTTCAACCTGCCGCCCACGGAGACCCCGCTACCAG GCTGGCAAAGTGGCCGACGCTGCACGCTCGTCAACCGGGATCGCTCCCTTACCTCCGCCTTTAAGAACGGCCGCCTCTACCTCACCAACAGGTTAGGCAAGCAGGAGAAACCTTCGATCCCATCTAGCAAACTAACAATGCCCACTAACAAACTTGCAGCCTCGCCACCGCCCGGCAAACTCTCAGTGACGCACAGAACCAAGGGCGGCCAGAAGGTGAGGACCTCGGCTTCCTTCTGCTCCAAACACCCGCTGGAGGGAGCCAAAAAGAGCGCCTTCACTAGGACATACACGGAGACAGCATCCACCTCCTCCGGTTTCAGCTTCCTCAACATCAACAAGTCAAGCAaggggaaggaggcgaaggaggagaaagacgatgatTTTCTGGCGTTGCAGAAGATGCTTGAGGACGTAGACGAGCAAGAACCGATCATCCCCTCCAAGCTTCTCTTCCCGACGTGCGAAGTGAAGGGCAGCCCCAAGCACTCCAGAAGAAGAGAGTTGTCCCATCAAACGTGGAAGTCCCTGGGTGAGGCCAAGGAGAAACAGCCCAGTTCTCTGTCCAACGCGAAGGGAGTACTACTGCATTCTCTGAGCGAGCAGTGCGAGCTTCAACCGGAGTCTTCTGGGGATGAAGGGACTAGCTTCTTATCGTGTTCGGCCCCTGAGATCAAGAAGCACAAGGCAGAAGGGGCGTCGGGCGAGCAGCAAGAGAGTGTCGAGAAGACGAAACCCAAGAAGTCGTGCCTCAACATGCTTAAGTCCCTGAGCAGTGACGACTCCAAACACAAAACCGTCATCGATAAGCTGAATGATCGCGTCTTCTATGCCGTGTGA
- the LOC126990399 gene encoding GRAM domain-containing protein 4-like isoform X4 codes for MRALIRSNPKMEHLKGDADQQTTEAQLSALQEQLVAVMLENQHLAEEAKALREASAAEQLRQQLEREREKSRILMERLQEKEAKEKEKGEREARDRERHTREKSLPAGDKSPSLPQRIRKRINQMHKTQSFEVEDSCPGPPPQSQNQAADRLRLQVDEKASPRSPFDHPPGQSVKYGGEAANPKSSSPFDVVESPSRGRFAWKRRGLEKSKSLDQSEFLASLNSASSTLGATGGSSVATTTSTTTTTTITTPPTPTTATAAAASAASSLWLDDDPRRDRDSDSDDGERGNVSDTGGADMEHSLGTQISGATMSAKDPWWRRLEVRVVTAIGELLRDFSEVAEEEQPDGDPEGDPLTVKKLKENILRFGCVMRPLTELSAVVTSLLHWESPSATLLALLVYLYSVLFGWLLTLILLLAILKLSFNYLKKRGWTQIFLRRLRRREGGESVDVAAGEAGLGDKFALVLQVARRVQNQLGAVSNAAEKVKNLCLWEHEATQRLYLFLCVLLVASVLLPAAQLFTLTGIYLGLKFFVLDFIFFRYPRIRLKYDTTSRLWDTLPTDADLERRAEKNRTDNGNSSPDLSSFLELFNLPPTETPLPGWQSGRRCTLVNRDRSLTSAFKNGRLYLTNSFLCFERSKSHSAKNLRLPLKEARVEKANSYPWIPGGGMAIEVSVDRKSYFFAAILNRDDVFDGVLEGCRRAGSSRCDAPHPVEKPKEPKEPKDAKEKEPKDAKEAKDK; via the exons ATGAGAGCCCTGATCAGGAGTAACCCCAAGATGGAACATTTGAAG gGCGATGCGGACCAGCAGACGACGGAGGCACAGCTGTCGGCCCTGCAGGAACAGCTGGTGGCCGTCATGCTGGAGAACCAACACTTGG ccGAGGAGGCCAAGGCGTTGAGGGAAGCGAGCGCCGCGGAACAACTTCGGCAGCAgcttgagagggagagggagaaaagcagGATACTGATGGAGCGGCTGCAGGAGAAGGAggccaaggagaaggagaagggcgaGAGGGAGGCGAGGGATAGGGAGAGACACACCAGGGAGAAGAGTCTGCCTGCTGGAGATAAGTCGCCGAG CCTGCCGCAGCGGATACGAAAGAGAATTAACCAGATGCACAAGACTCAGTCGTTCGAGGTGGAGGACAGCTGTCCCGGGCCGCCGCCTCAGAGCCAGAATCAGGCGGCCGACAGACTCCGGCTACAGGTGGACGAGAAGGCCAGCCCCAGGTCCCCCTTCGACCACCCGCCCGGCCAGAGCGTAAAGTACGGAGGAGAAGCAGCCAATCCCAAGTCGAGTTCACCATTTGATGTTGTTGA AAGCCCCTCGCGTGGTAGGTTCGCCTGGAAGCGCCGTGGCTTGGAGAAGAGCAAGTCCCTGGATCAGTCTGAGTTCTTAGCGTCCCTGAACAGCGCTAGCTCAACTTTGGGCGCGACGGGCGGCTCCAGCgtggccaccaccacctccaccaccaccaccactaccatcaccaccccgcCCACGCCTactaccgccaccgccgccgccgcctccgccgcctccaGCTTGTGGCTAGACGACGACCCAAGGAGAGACCgagacagtgactctgatgatgGTGAGAGAG GGAATGTAAGTGACACCGGCGGGGCGGACATGGAGCACAGCCTGGGGACACAGATATCGGGGGCCACAATGAGCGCCAAGGACCCGTGGTGGCGGCGGCTGGAGGTGAGGGTGGTGACGGCCATAGGAGAGTTACTACGAGACTTCTCCGAGGTGGCAGAAGAGGAGCAGCCTGACGGAGACCCTGAAGGCGACCCGCTGACTGTTAAGAA GCTGAAGGAGAACATTCTGCGGTTCGGGTGTGTGATGCGGCCGCTGACGGAGCTCTCAGCGGTGGTGACGTCGCTGCTGCATTGGGAGTCGCCCTCGGCCACTCTCCTCGCCCTGCTCGTCTACCTGTACAGCGTTCTCTTCGGCTGGCTGCTTACCCTCATCCTGCTCCTCGCCATCCTCAAGCTCTCTTTCAACTACCTGAAGAAGAG GGGATGGACGCAGATCTTCTTACGGCGGCTGCGGCGACGGGAGGGCGGCGAGTCCGTGGACGTGGCGGCAGGGGAGGCGGGGCTCGGAGACAAGTTCGCGCTGGTGCTGCAGGTGGCGAGGCGCGTCCAGAACCAGCTGGGCGCCGTGTCCAACGCTGCCGAGAAGGTCAagaa tCTATGTCTATGGGAGCACGAGGCCACACAGCGCCTCTATCTGTTCCTGTGCGTGCTCCTGGTGGCCTCGGTGCTGCTCCCCGCCGCCCAGCTCTTCACGCTCACGGGGATCTACCTTGGGCTCAAGTTCTTCGTGCTGGACTTCATCTTCTTCCGCTACCCGAGGATCAGACTCAAGTACGACACCACCTCGAGGCTCTGGGACACGCTGCCCACCGATGCTGACCTGGAGAGGCGCGCCGAGAAG AACCGCACCGACAACGGCAATTCGTCCCCCGACCTGAGTTCTTTCTTGGAGCTGTTCAACCTGCCGCCCACGGAGACCCCGCTACCAG GCTGGCAAAGTGGCCGACGCTGCACGCTCGTCAACCGGGATCGCTCCCTTACCTCCGCCTTTAAGAACGGCCGCCTCTACCTCACCAACAG CTTCCTGTGCTTTGAGCGGAGCAAGAGTCACTCGGCCAAGAACCTGAGACTCCCGCTGAAGGAGGCGCGGGTGGAGAAGGCCAACAGTTACCCGTGGATCCCCGGCGGAGGAATGGCTATCGAGGTGTCCGTGGATCGCAAG AGCTACTTCTTCGCCGCCATCCTCAACCGAGACGACGTGTTTGACGGGGTGCTGGAGGGCTGCCGACGGGCGGGCTCCTCCAGGTGTGACGCCCCGCATCCCGTCGAGAAGCCCAAGGAGCCCAAAGAACCCAAGGACGCTAAGGAAAAGGAGCCGAAGGACGCAAAAGAGGCCAAGGACAAATAA
- the LOC126990399 gene encoding uncharacterized protein LOC126990399 isoform X2 yields the protein MRALIRSNPKMEHLKGDADQQTTEAQLSALQEQLVAVMLENQHLAEEAKALREASAAEQLRQQLEREREKSRILMERLQEKEAKEKEKGEREARDRERHTREKSLPAGDKSPSLPQRIRKRINQMHKTQSFEVEDSCPGPPPQSQNQAADRLRLQVDEKASPRSPFDHPPGQSVKYGGEAANPKSSSPFDVVESPSRGRFAWKRRGLEKSKSLDQSEFLASLNSASSTLGATGGSSVATTTSTTTTTTITTPPTPTTATAAAASAASSLWLDDDPRRDRDSDSDDGNVSDTGGADMEHSLGTQISGATMSAKDPWWRRLEVRVVTAIGELLRDFSEVAEEEQPDGDPEGDPLTVKKLKENILRFGCVMRPLTELSAVVTSLLHWESPSATLLALLVYLYSVLFGWLLTLILLLAILKLSFNYLKKRGWTQIFLRRLRRREGGESVDVAAGEAGLGDKFALVLQVARRVQNQLGAVSNAAEKVKNLCLWEHEATQRLYLFLCVLLVASVLLPAAQLFTLTGIYLGLKFFVLDFIFFRYPRIRLKYDTTSRLWDTLPTDADLERRAEKNRTDNGNSSPDLSSFLELFNLPPTETPLPGWQSGRRCTLVNRDRSLTSAFKNGRLYLTNRLGKQEKPSIPSSKLTMPTNKLAASPPPGKLSVTHRTKGGQKVRTSASFCSKHPLEGAKKSAFTRTYTETASTSSGFSFLNINKSSKGKEAKEEKDDDFLALQKMLEDVDEQEPIIPSKLLFPTCEVKGSPKHSRRRELSHQTWKSLGEAKEKQPSSLSNAKGVLLHSLSEQCELQPESSGDEGTSFLSCSAPEIKKHKAEGASGEQQESVEKTKPKKSCLNMLKSLSSDDSKHKTVIDKLNDRVFYAV from the exons ATGAGAGCCCTGATCAGGAGTAACCCCAAGATGGAACATTTGAAG gGCGATGCGGACCAGCAGACGACGGAGGCACAGCTGTCGGCCCTGCAGGAACAGCTGGTGGCCGTCATGCTGGAGAACCAACACTTGG ccGAGGAGGCCAAGGCGTTGAGGGAAGCGAGCGCCGCGGAACAACTTCGGCAGCAgcttgagagggagagggagaaaagcagGATACTGATGGAGCGGCTGCAGGAGAAGGAggccaaggagaaggagaagggcgaGAGGGAGGCGAGGGATAGGGAGAGACACACCAGGGAGAAGAGTCTGCCTGCTGGAGATAAGTCGCCGAG CCTGCCGCAGCGGATACGAAAGAGAATTAACCAGATGCACAAGACTCAGTCGTTCGAGGTGGAGGACAGCTGTCCCGGGCCGCCGCCTCAGAGCCAGAATCAGGCGGCCGACAGACTCCGGCTACAGGTGGACGAGAAGGCCAGCCCCAGGTCCCCCTTCGACCACCCGCCCGGCCAGAGCGTAAAGTACGGAGGAGAAGCAGCCAATCCCAAGTCGAGTTCACCATTTGATGTTGTTGA AAGCCCCTCGCGTGGTAGGTTCGCCTGGAAGCGCCGTGGCTTGGAGAAGAGCAAGTCCCTGGATCAGTCTGAGTTCTTAGCGTCCCTGAACAGCGCTAGCTCAACTTTGGGCGCGACGGGCGGCTCCAGCgtggccaccaccacctccaccaccaccaccactaccatcaccaccccgcCCACGCCTactaccgccaccgccgccgccgcctccgccgcctccaGCTTGTGGCTAGACGACGACCCAAGGAGAGACCgagacagtgactctgatgatg GGAATGTAAGTGACACCGGCGGGGCGGACATGGAGCACAGCCTGGGGACACAGATATCGGGGGCCACAATGAGCGCCAAGGACCCGTGGTGGCGGCGGCTGGAGGTGAGGGTGGTGACGGCCATAGGAGAGTTACTACGAGACTTCTCCGAGGTGGCAGAAGAGGAGCAGCCTGACGGAGACCCTGAAGGCGACCCGCTGACTGTTAAGAA GCTGAAGGAGAACATTCTGCGGTTCGGGTGTGTGATGCGGCCGCTGACGGAGCTCTCAGCGGTGGTGACGTCGCTGCTGCATTGGGAGTCGCCCTCGGCCACTCTCCTCGCCCTGCTCGTCTACCTGTACAGCGTTCTCTTCGGCTGGCTGCTTACCCTCATCCTGCTCCTCGCCATCCTCAAGCTCTCTTTCAACTACCTGAAGAAGAG GGGATGGACGCAGATCTTCTTACGGCGGCTGCGGCGACGGGAGGGCGGCGAGTCCGTGGACGTGGCGGCAGGGGAGGCGGGGCTCGGAGACAAGTTCGCGCTGGTGCTGCAGGTGGCGAGGCGCGTCCAGAACCAGCTGGGCGCCGTGTCCAACGCTGCCGAGAAGGTCAagaa tCTATGTCTATGGGAGCACGAGGCCACACAGCGCCTCTATCTGTTCCTGTGCGTGCTCCTGGTGGCCTCGGTGCTGCTCCCCGCCGCCCAGCTCTTCACGCTCACGGGGATCTACCTTGGGCTCAAGTTCTTCGTGCTGGACTTCATCTTCTTCCGCTACCCGAGGATCAGACTCAAGTACGACACCACCTCGAGGCTCTGGGACACGCTGCCCACCGATGCTGACCTGGAGAGGCGCGCCGAGAAG AACCGCACCGACAACGGCAATTCGTCCCCCGACCTGAGTTCTTTCTTGGAGCTGTTCAACCTGCCGCCCACGGAGACCCCGCTACCAG GCTGGCAAAGTGGCCGACGCTGCACGCTCGTCAACCGGGATCGCTCCCTTACCTCCGCCTTTAAGAACGGCCGCCTCTACCTCACCAACAGGTTAGGCAAGCAGGAGAAACCTTCGATCCCATCTAGCAAACTAACAATGCCCACTAACAAACTTGCAGCCTCGCCACCGCCCGGCAAACTCTCAGTGACGCACAGAACCAAGGGCGGCCAGAAGGTGAGGACCTCGGCTTCCTTCTGCTCCAAACACCCGCTGGAGGGAGCCAAAAAGAGCGCCTTCACTAGGACATACACGGAGACAGCATCCACCTCCTCCGGTTTCAGCTTCCTCAACATCAACAAGTCAAGCAaggggaaggaggcgaaggaggagaaagacgatgatTTTCTGGCGTTGCAGAAGATGCTTGAGGACGTAGACGAGCAAGAACCGATCATCCCCTCCAAGCTTCTCTTCCCGACGTGCGAAGTGAAGGGCAGCCCCAAGCACTCCAGAAGAAGAGAGTTGTCCCATCAAACGTGGAAGTCCCTGGGTGAGGCCAAGGAGAAACAGCCCAGTTCTCTGTCCAACGCGAAGGGAGTACTACTGCATTCTCTGAGCGAGCAGTGCGAGCTTCAACCGGAGTCTTCTGGGGATGAAGGGACTAGCTTCTTATCGTGTTCGGCCCCTGAGATCAAGAAGCACAAGGCAGAAGGGGCGTCGGGCGAGCAGCAAGAGAGTGTCGAGAAGACGAAACCCAAGAAGTCGTGCCTCAACATGCTTAAGTCCCTGAGCAGTGACGACTCCAAACACAAAACCGTCATCGATAAGCTGAATGATCGCGTCTTCTATGCCGTGTGA
- the LOC126990399 gene encoding uncharacterized protein LOC126990399 isoform X3: MRALIRSNPKMEHLKGDADQQTTEAQLSALQEQLVAVMLENQHLAEEAKALREASAAEQLRQQLEREREKSRILMERLQEKEAKEKEKGEREARDRERHTREKSLPAGDKSPRSPSRGRFAWKRRGLEKSKSLDQSEFLASLNSASSTLGATGGSSVATTTSTTTTTTITTPPTPTTATAAAASAASSLWLDDDPRRDRDSDSDDGERGNVSDTGGADMEHSLGTQISGATMSAKDPWWRRLEVRVVTAIGELLRDFSEVAEEEQPDGDPEGDPLTVKKLKENILRFGCVMRPLTELSAVVTSLLHWESPSATLLALLVYLYSVLFGWLLTLILLLAILKLSFNYLKKRGWTQIFLRRLRRREGGESVDVAAGEAGLGDKFALVLQVARRVQNQLGAVSNAAEKVKNLCLWEHEATQRLYLFLCVLLVASVLLPAAQLFTLTGIYLGLKFFVLDFIFFRYPRIRLKYDTTSRLWDTLPTDADLERRAEKNRTDNGNSSPDLSSFLELFNLPPTETPLPGWQSGRRCTLVNRDRSLTSAFKNGRLYLTNRLGKQEKPSIPSSKLTMPTNKLAASPPPGKLSVTHRTKGGQKVRTSASFCSKHPLEGAKKSAFTRTYTETASTSSGFSFLNINKSSKGKEAKEEKDDDFLALQKMLEDVDEQEPIIPSKLLFPTCEVKGSPKHSRRRELSHQTWKSLGEAKEKQPSSLSNAKGVLLHSLSEQCELQPESSGDEGTSFLSCSAPEIKKHKAEGASGEQQESVEKTKPKKSCLNMLKSLSSDDSKHKTVIDKLNDRVFYAV; encoded by the exons ATGAGAGCCCTGATCAGGAGTAACCCCAAGATGGAACATTTGAAG gGCGATGCGGACCAGCAGACGACGGAGGCACAGCTGTCGGCCCTGCAGGAACAGCTGGTGGCCGTCATGCTGGAGAACCAACACTTGG ccGAGGAGGCCAAGGCGTTGAGGGAAGCGAGCGCCGCGGAACAACTTCGGCAGCAgcttgagagggagagggagaaaagcagGATACTGATGGAGCGGCTGCAGGAGAAGGAggccaaggagaaggagaagggcgaGAGGGAGGCGAGGGATAGGGAGAGACACACCAGGGAGAAGAGTCTGCCTGCTGGAGATAAGTCGCCGAG AAGCCCCTCGCGTGGTAGGTTCGCCTGGAAGCGCCGTGGCTTGGAGAAGAGCAAGTCCCTGGATCAGTCTGAGTTCTTAGCGTCCCTGAACAGCGCTAGCTCAACTTTGGGCGCGACGGGCGGCTCCAGCgtggccaccaccacctccaccaccaccaccactaccatcaccaccccgcCCACGCCTactaccgccaccgccgccgccgcctccgccgcctccaGCTTGTGGCTAGACGACGACCCAAGGAGAGACCgagacagtgactctgatgatgGTGAGAGAG GGAATGTAAGTGACACCGGCGGGGCGGACATGGAGCACAGCCTGGGGACACAGATATCGGGGGCCACAATGAGCGCCAAGGACCCGTGGTGGCGGCGGCTGGAGGTGAGGGTGGTGACGGCCATAGGAGAGTTACTACGAGACTTCTCCGAGGTGGCAGAAGAGGAGCAGCCTGACGGAGACCCTGAAGGCGACCCGCTGACTGTTAAGAA GCTGAAGGAGAACATTCTGCGGTTCGGGTGTGTGATGCGGCCGCTGACGGAGCTCTCAGCGGTGGTGACGTCGCTGCTGCATTGGGAGTCGCCCTCGGCCACTCTCCTCGCCCTGCTCGTCTACCTGTACAGCGTTCTCTTCGGCTGGCTGCTTACCCTCATCCTGCTCCTCGCCATCCTCAAGCTCTCTTTCAACTACCTGAAGAAGAG GGGATGGACGCAGATCTTCTTACGGCGGCTGCGGCGACGGGAGGGCGGCGAGTCCGTGGACGTGGCGGCAGGGGAGGCGGGGCTCGGAGACAAGTTCGCGCTGGTGCTGCAGGTGGCGAGGCGCGTCCAGAACCAGCTGGGCGCCGTGTCCAACGCTGCCGAGAAGGTCAagaa tCTATGTCTATGGGAGCACGAGGCCACACAGCGCCTCTATCTGTTCCTGTGCGTGCTCCTGGTGGCCTCGGTGCTGCTCCCCGCCGCCCAGCTCTTCACGCTCACGGGGATCTACCTTGGGCTCAAGTTCTTCGTGCTGGACTTCATCTTCTTCCGCTACCCGAGGATCAGACTCAAGTACGACACCACCTCGAGGCTCTGGGACACGCTGCCCACCGATGCTGACCTGGAGAGGCGCGCCGAGAAG AACCGCACCGACAACGGCAATTCGTCCCCCGACCTGAGTTCTTTCTTGGAGCTGTTCAACCTGCCGCCCACGGAGACCCCGCTACCAG GCTGGCAAAGTGGCCGACGCTGCACGCTCGTCAACCGGGATCGCTCCCTTACCTCCGCCTTTAAGAACGGCCGCCTCTACCTCACCAACAGGTTAGGCAAGCAGGAGAAACCTTCGATCCCATCTAGCAAACTAACAATGCCCACTAACAAACTTGCAGCCTCGCCACCGCCCGGCAAACTCTCAGTGACGCACAGAACCAAGGGCGGCCAGAAGGTGAGGACCTCGGCTTCCTTCTGCTCCAAACACCCGCTGGAGGGAGCCAAAAAGAGCGCCTTCACTAGGACATACACGGAGACAGCATCCACCTCCTCCGGTTTCAGCTTCCTCAACATCAACAAGTCAAGCAaggggaaggaggcgaaggaggagaaagacgatgatTTTCTGGCGTTGCAGAAGATGCTTGAGGACGTAGACGAGCAAGAACCGATCATCCCCTCCAAGCTTCTCTTCCCGACGTGCGAAGTGAAGGGCAGCCCCAAGCACTCCAGAAGAAGAGAGTTGTCCCATCAAACGTGGAAGTCCCTGGGTGAGGCCAAGGAGAAACAGCCCAGTTCTCTGTCCAACGCGAAGGGAGTACTACTGCATTCTCTGAGCGAGCAGTGCGAGCTTCAACCGGAGTCTTCTGGGGATGAAGGGACTAGCTTCTTATCGTGTTCGGCCCCTGAGATCAAGAAGCACAAGGCAGAAGGGGCGTCGGGCGAGCAGCAAGAGAGTGTCGAGAAGACGAAACCCAAGAAGTCGTGCCTCAACATGCTTAAGTCCCTGAGCAGTGACGACTCCAAACACAAAACCGTCATCGATAAGCTGAATGATCGCGTCTTCTATGCCGTGTGA